GCGGCATCGAGATCCGCGAGATCTTCGCCGAGCTGCTCGGCCTGGAGACCGACCAGCTCATCGCCGGAGGCAGCTCGAGCCTCACGATGATGCGCGACACGCTGACCTACCTCTGGCTTCACGGCGCCGTCGACAGCGAGCGCCCGTGGGGCCGCGAGGAGACGGTGAAGTTCGTCTGCCCGGTGCCCGGCTACGACCGCCACTTCACCCTGCTGAAGTGGTTCGGGATCGAGATGGTGCCGGTGCCGATGGGCGCCGACGGACCCGACGCCGAGGCGATCGCGGCCCTCGTCAAGGACGACGCGTCGATCAAGGGCATGTGGCTGGTGCCGACCTACGCCAACCCGACCGGTGACGTCACCTCGCAGGAGATCGCCGAGCGGCTCTCCTCGATGCCGACCGCAGCTCCCGACTTCAAGATCTTCTGGGACAACGCCTACGCGCTGCACCACCTGACCCCGGCGGAGACCAAGACCGCCGACATCGTCTCGCTGGCCAACGCCGCCGGCAACCCGCACCGGCCGCTGCTGTTCGCCTCGACCTCGAAGATGACCTACGCCGGCGCCGGTGTCGCGTTCTTCGGCGGGTCCAAGGACAACGTCGCCTGGTGGCTCGACCACCTCAGCCACGGCGCGATCGGCCCCGACAAGGTCAACCACCTGCGCCATGCCGAGTTCTTCGGCTCGGCGGCCGGTGTGCGTGAGCACATGGCCAAGCACCGCGACCTGCTCGCGCCGCGGTTCGCCGCCGTCGAGGACGAGCTCGCCCGTGAGCTCGCCGGGCTCGACGTGGCGTCCTGGACCCGACCGGCCGGCGGCTACTTCGTCAGCCTCGACGTGCTGCCCGGCACCGCCTCCCGCGTGATCGAGCTCGCCAAGGGTGCCGGCGTCGCGCTGACCCCGGCCGGATCGGCCTTCCCCGGCAAGCACGACCCGGACGACACCAACATCCGGCTGGCCCCGAGCTTCCCGCCGTTGGAGCAGGTCGAGGGAGCGACGGAGGTCGTCACCGTGTGCGTGAAGCTGGCCGCGGCCGAGAAGCTGCTCGCATGAGCGGTGACCGCTCCGAGCACGACCGCCGCGACCTGCGTACGCTGCCGAAGGCTCACCTGCACCTGCACTTCACCGGCGCGATGCGCCACGAGACGCTGCTCGAGCTGGCCGCCCGGGACGGGATCCGGCTGCCCGAGCAGCTGGTCTCCGACTGGCCGCCGACGCTGAGCGCGGCCGACGAGAAGGGCTGGTTCCGGTTCCAGCGGCTCTACGACGTGGCGCGGTCGGTGCTGCGCACCGAGGCCGACATCCGGCGGCTCGTCATGGAGGTCGCCGAGGACGACGTACGCGACGGTGGCAGATGGCTCGAGATCCAGGTCGACCCGTCGGGCTATGCGGCGAAGTTCGGCGGGATCACCACGTTCACGGATCTGGTCCTCGACGCCGTCGCCGACGCCGAGCGGGAGACCGGGCTCGGGATCGCGGTGATCATCGCGTCCAACCGCACCCGGCACCCGATGGACGCGCGGATCTTGGCGCGCCTCGCCGGGCAGTACGTCGACCACGGCGTGGTCGGGTTCGGGCTCTCCAACGACGAGCGTCGCGGGCGCACCGAGGAGTTCGACCACGCCTTCCGGATCGCCGAACGGGCCGGGCTGCGGCTGATGCCCCACGGCGGCGAGCTGCGCGGGCCCGAGCACATCCGCACCGTGCTCGGCTCGCTGCACGCGACCCGGCTGGGCCACGGCGTACGTGCGGCCGAGGATCCGGCCCTGCTCGACGAGATCGTGCGGGCGGGCGTCGCACTGGAGGTCTGCCCGACCTCCAACGTCTCGCTCGGGGTCTACTCCGACCTCACCTCGGTGCCGCTGCCGCAGCTGCTCGACGCCGGGGCCACCGTGGCTCTCGGGGCCGACGACCCGCTGCTGTTCGGCTCTCGCCTGGCCGCCCAGTACGCCACCATGCGGGCCGCTCACGAGCTCACCGACGAGACCCTCGCCGACCTGGCGCGGATGTCGATCACCGCCTCTGCCGCACCCGAGGCGACCAAGAAGACGCTGCTCACCGAGGTCGACGACTGGATCAACACGCCCTCGCAGACCACCGAGCGGCAGAGTTAAGACACAATGTCGGACATGACGAACCCGTCCGACGACCAGCCCGACCCCAACCAGCCGGCCGACGGCTCGACCCCGCCGCCTCCGGCCTCGCCCGACGCTGCCCCGGAGCAGGCCCAGCAGCCGGGTCAGCCGGACCCGACGCAGCCGGCGTACGGCCAGACCTACGGTGAGCAGCCGGCCAACCCCTACGGTGGCGCGACCTTCGACCAGAAGCCGCCGGCAGCGTCCTACGGCACCCCGCCGCCCCCGCCGCCCGCCTACGGCGCCCAGCCCGGCTACGGCGCCCAGCCCTACGGCGGGCAGGCTCCCTACGGGGCCGGTGTCGGCCAGCCCGACTCCGGCTCGACCACGGCGATGGTGCTGGGCATCATCGGCGTCGCGGGCGGCCTCGCCTGCTACCTGCCGCTGCTCGCTTCGCCGTTCGCCCTGTTCCTCGGCCTGGCTTCCAAGAAGCGGATCGACGCGTCCAACGGTGGCCTCACCGGCCGTGGCCAGGCGCAGGCCGGCTTCATCCTCGGCATCATCGGCACCGTGATCCTGGTGCTCGGCATCCTGCTGATCGTCGGCCTCGTGATCATCGGCATCAGCGGCGGCTTCGACGACCCGTCGTCCTCCTACGAGCCCTACGACAGCGGGATCTGAGGATGACGACGCCTCCTCCCGAGAACCAGCCCGGCTACGGCCAGCCTGCCGGATACGGGGCCACCCCGCAGCCGCCCTACGCGCAGGCGCCCTACGGCTACCCGCAGGCGCCGCCGCACCCCGAGGCCAACACGGCGATGGTCTTCGGCATCGTCGGGCTCTGCCTCTCGGTCATGTGCGGCGGCATCGGCGTCTTCGTCGCGCCGTTCGGCTGGGCGAAGGGCCGGCGGGTGATGCGCGAGATCGACGCCAACCCGGCCGCCTACAGCGGTCGCGGCAACGCGCAGGCGGGTTTCATCACCGGCCTGATCGGCACGATCTTCGGCGGGCTCTACATGCTCTTCTGGATCGCCTACATCGTGTTCATCATCGTGATGGTCGTGAACGGCATCGGCGAGAGCAGCTCCTTCGACAGCGTCGACGCGATGCTGGGCAGCCGTCTCTGAGGGATGGACTGCGCCTACTTCACCGCGGGTGCCTGCCGCTCCTGCCGCTGGCTGGAGACGGCATACGCGGATCAGCTGACGCAGAAGCAGCGGCGGGTCGAGACCGCGCTCGCCGCGTACGACCTGCGCTGGGAGGAGCCGGTCTCGAGCCCGGAGGCCGGCTTCCGTAACAAGGCGAAGATGGTCGTCGCCGGCTCGGTCGAGGCGCCGACGCTGGGGATCCTGTCGCACGACGGGCTCGGCGTCGACCTGCTGGCCTGCGGGCTGCACACGCCGGGGCTGCAGGCCGCGCTGCCGGT
The sequence above is drawn from the Nocardioides albertanoniae genome and encodes:
- a CDS encoding aminotransferase class I/II-fold pyridoxal phosphate-dependent enzyme produces the protein MTSQSRPLAELSREELEAFATEQRTAYDNLVSKGLKLDLTRGKPSADQLDLSDGMLQLPKSTTAPDGTDTRNYGGLAGGIEIREIFAELLGLETDQLIAGGSSSLTMMRDTLTYLWLHGAVDSERPWGREETVKFVCPVPGYDRHFTLLKWFGIEMVPVPMGADGPDAEAIAALVKDDASIKGMWLVPTYANPTGDVTSQEIAERLSSMPTAAPDFKIFWDNAYALHHLTPAETKTADIVSLANAAGNPHRPLLFASTSKMTYAGAGVAFFGGSKDNVAWWLDHLSHGAIGPDKVNHLRHAEFFGSAAGVREHMAKHRDLLAPRFAAVEDELARELAGLDVASWTRPAGGYFVSLDVLPGTASRVIELAKGAGVALTPAGSAFPGKHDPDDTNIRLAPSFPPLEQVEGATEVVTVCVKLAAAEKLLA
- a CDS encoding adenosine deaminase, with amino-acid sequence MSGDRSEHDRRDLRTLPKAHLHLHFTGAMRHETLLELAARDGIRLPEQLVSDWPPTLSAADEKGWFRFQRLYDVARSVLRTEADIRRLVMEVAEDDVRDGGRWLEIQVDPSGYAAKFGGITTFTDLVLDAVADAERETGLGIAVIIASNRTRHPMDARILARLAGQYVDHGVVGFGLSNDERRGRTEEFDHAFRIAERAGLRLMPHGGELRGPEHIRTVLGSLHATRLGHGVRAAEDPALLDEIVRAGVALEVCPTSNVSLGVYSDLTSVPLPQLLDAGATVALGADDPLLFGSRLAAQYATMRAAHELTDETLADLARMSITASAAPEATKKTLLTEVDDWINTPSQTTERQS
- a CDS encoding DUF4190 domain-containing protein; protein product: MTNPSDDQPDPNQPADGSTPPPPASPDAAPEQAQQPGQPDPTQPAYGQTYGEQPANPYGGATFDQKPPAASYGTPPPPPPAYGAQPGYGAQPYGGQAPYGAGVGQPDSGSTTAMVLGIIGVAGGLACYLPLLASPFALFLGLASKKRIDASNGGLTGRGQAQAGFILGIIGTVILVLGILLIVGLVIIGISGGFDDPSSSYEPYDSGI
- a CDS encoding DUF4190 domain-containing protein: MTTPPPENQPGYGQPAGYGATPQPPYAQAPYGYPQAPPHPEANTAMVFGIVGLCLSVMCGGIGVFVAPFGWAKGRRVMREIDANPAAYSGRGNAQAGFITGLIGTIFGGLYMLFWIAYIVFIIVMVVNGIGESSSFDSVDAMLGSRL